The Stigmatopora argus isolate UIUO_Sarg chromosome 1, RoL_Sarg_1.0, whole genome shotgun sequence genome segment ttcgctatcgatgggctgtttgctgttgtattgccttcaaaatattccaaaaattatgcacacaaatgtcctcacaataggataatgcacgaccacttgccaacgagaagtagtcttgaaccgttcagtgctcgtagatatctgttatacaccaAAGAGATTCGGCAAAAAAGAcatcctctcatgtcatggccacctgactTTCTCacatctcaatttttttcttgtatctagagctaattatttgctcaaaattttcctcgtatctcgagcatctcgtaggtagagctgctcctATGTAGAGGAACCACTGTATTCAAGCAAGGCTTTGCTGTGTGTATGAAAAGTGACTGAGTGAGCAAATGCATGTAAGCACTCCATTTATTGATCTTTTTTGCCAAGTATTTGAGTACCTTTAACACAAAATCCAAGTATTTCTCTTTGAAGCCCTTTAGAATTGTTTTTATGATTAATGAATTTGACTTGAGCTTATAAAGTGTAAATTGTTTTAACGAACCTTTAATTTCAGCATTTTCCCGTCATAAAAATATCAGAACACAGTCACAgccgtgttttttttagaaatatttcttcatttaaaaaagtatagttttttttctaaataaagaTAGCAttacagcaaaaataaaaaagatacatttttattaaacatGTGCTTCCATTCATTGTGAAAGGGTTTCATTTTGCGTTTTGGTCCTAAAAGTCAGTAATGACACATTGCAGGGGTAGTATTAACATTAATATTAATGTATTGCTTCCTAACAACCGAGATCAGAGACTGATCAGAAAATcattcaatacaaaaaaagggcTCTTATCTATGCCAACCATAAATAGAGACAGACAGAACCTATACCGACATTTCTTAACTATAAActgcattttttgcaaaaaattggaaaataaatcatggccTTTGACCGCTTAACAGCTATTTAACGATCCTACACCACCATACCGTAGGCTTGCAGgttgccattttgaaaaaattttGCCTGCACTGACAATTACAGGAGTTTGTAAGGTTAATTAAGGGTGGCATATGATAAAATAGTACGTTATACTTAAGGAATGATGGTAAACGCTCTTCCATTGGATGCAGAAGGTGTGATGCCTTTCATTCAACACAATGACAAATTCACATTTTACACTAAGACAAGTGGTTCAATGATACATTGATCTACATTGACACATCGATAGGTTAAGCAACgttcaaatcaaataaatagtGGCAAAACTATCAACATGGTCATCTTTtagattaatttttatttaactgaattgttttcattcaaatgtctgaaatgttgtcaaaaactgtcaaattgcttgcattttttatttatttaactacAATAAATGTAAATGGTTGATGTAAATGGGGAAATCGAATTGCATTAAATCAATTAAATGCCGTTGAATCAAATTATAGCGGACTTTGTAAAATCGAGAAATATTGTACAGAAGAATCAATATTGTTATTGGTGATGATTTACACTCCCAAGATGAGGTCATCCTTATTTCAGTGGATAAAGCTTGGATATTTTGAGTGGTTTTGCCGCCGGGACTTTTTTTTGGTTGGGGGTTCAAATGTgccttggttaaaaaaaaatgtaggaaaACCCAACAACAATGCAACAATGAACCAAACAtttgaaagtgacaaaaatctaaaaaaaggaaatctggAATGTGGTTAATACTGTTATATTAAGCAAGAAAAGTTAAATGTTGAATTTATGATTTGCTGTAGGGGCAAATTCTTTTCCTTGCTGGTtttgctttttgggggattCACAACATTTTTTGGCACCAATAACAGAGTGACTGTAAGAGTTGACACATTCTGTAGCATCATGTAAAACCAACACACACTCTCACCTTCATTTTGCTTGTAGACATTGAGCTCAAATAGTTGTTAGGTGCCACTTGTGTAGCTTTGGGTGAATGGCAATGTCTCATCCATCACTTTCGCACGCATTATGGCAGCTGGAGACCCTGAGAGAACGCCCTCTTCTGAGTGATTCAAAATCCTACCGGTATAATTCAGTCTTCCCTCTACTATTTGTGTTCCCCGTAGGCACGTCAATACGCTAAACACTATAACAGACGAATACAAATGTGAGTGCCCTGCTATAAcaaaaaccctaaccctaacccactaACAGACAAACAAGAGCCGATGAGCTTCAATACtggttttgttgtctttttttgcgcTGGAATGGTTGATGACAATGGCTACCAGCAGGACACGTAAATACCGAATACAATAGTTTTCACAGGCAGAAAGTTGGGTTCACTATCCAGACCAGTTTAGTGCTTTTTCCCTGCTGGTAGCTGATGTCGACGGccgaaataaacaataaaaccaGTATGGGTGCTGACTTACTGTTTTTAGCAGAGATCAAGTAAGTGTTTGTAAAGGCGTGCGTGAGCAACTTGCGGAGTCTTTCTCGCTTCTACACCGTGTTCTCGTCCATCTTAGAGTCCTCTTCTGGTCTTGCGGCGTCGGGTTTGGCATCAGGTCCTGCCTCGGGCGTGGCGTTGCCCTCCTTGGAGGGGGAGGCGGGGGCCAGCATGGCAGCGCACTCCTCCTGAGGCTGGGACCGCacttgtttcttctcctcctcctccttctctcgCGCCAGAAGTTTGTAGTTGATGCCCATGCCCACAAAGAGGAAAAGGCTGGCCACGATTAGGATGATTCCTGATGAGATGTATGTGTAGTTGTAATGCTGGTAGTAGTTGTAGAAGCTCCCTGTGATGGAAGGACAAAATGAAAGAGCAGTGCGTGAGCACGCTTGAGAAGATTTCATGgaaaatatgaacaaaatgCCTTATTTGTATAGTGAATATATTGGAAAATGCCTGCTATTGAGCTTAAAATGTTTACTCTTTCGGTCCAAAATGAGAATTTGAACCATTTTTATGGCCCTACAGAGGAAATTGGAAAACAAACTGAACTGGTGGAACTTGTAGGTGAGGAGAATAATTGGATGTATAATTAGGGACAAAAGAAATaatagaatatttactgtttaccttttgcaattctttttttaaataaagatttttttaaatatgaaagattaaataCCATTTttcgattaaaaacatttttttcagtttctcaTACTTGTATTAGTATATATTAATATAGTGAATATATTAGAAAGTAAAgatgaaaaatatacattttcaaaattattttttgggggatttttgaaaaacaaaacttaacatttttttaaaagtatgtttGCATTGTCcatttttgtaaaatgaaaaatatgggaAAATGCCTGCTATTGAGCTTAAAATGTTTACTCTTTAGGTCCAAAATGAGAATTTGAACAATTCTTATGGCCCTACAGAAGAAACTGGAACTACCGTGTTGTTCATGACTTTGCtgccaaataaaaacacaagtTGTCTCTCGTTCAACGCTGGGGGTACACACTAAATGCCCCCTGTGACCGATGATAATACACAGAGTCGTGAATGTTTaaatcatacatatatatagtggACAACCCCTTTTCGCAGGTTAAGAGAGACGGGCAAAATTGcatagaaatacattttaccgcAAGTATAGATAGGTCcacaataaacattttaaaacaggGGGTAACAGGGGGGGTCCGAACCTGACAACTACTACTCGTCCTACAGACTCATGCCAAATTTGTTTGGTTGGGTGGATAGTAAATCCCAGTCGAAATGGAACGGACGTCAATCCTACCTGTTAGCGGCGGGCCGAGCAGCACGGGGCCGCACTCCACAATGGTGACCAGGCCCACGGCGGAGGAGAACCTCTGCGCCCCCACCAGATCCATGAGAGTCTCGAAGAGCACCGAGCTGAGCCACCCGAAGGCGAAGCCGAAGAAGATGGCGTAGATGACGAAACCCGTGTAGTCGTTGGAGAGCGGCGCCATGACGTGACACACGCCGTTGTAGAGGACCGCGGCGGCAAAGAAATACTGCACCCGTGGTCGGACCCACTTGGTGTTGGCCAGGAGGCCCATGGAGGGCCGCGCGAACATGTCGACAAAGGCCAGCACGGAGAGCAGGAAGGCCGCCTTCTCCTTGCTGATGTCTTTGCTCTTGGCAAAATTGGAGAGGAAGACGAGCGGCGCGAAGAGGCCGAAGAACATGATGACGTTGCCCAGCAGATAGAGCAGGAAGCCTCGGTGCTTGAACAGCGTCAGGTCGATGAAGGAATTGACCGTCTGCAGCGCCGTCTTCTTTGGCTTCGCCCCCTCGCCCGATTCGGATGGCAGCGGCGCCGGCGCCTGCGCCTTGGGTCCGATGGGTCGCATGAGCGCGCCGGCCACGCAGCAGTTGAGCAAAAGTCCCCCCAAAATGAGGAAGCTCCCCCTCCAGCCGAACTGGTCGTACAGCCACGAGTTAAGCGGCGCCAGCGTGGACAGGAAGACGGGGCTGCCGGCCATGGCGATGCCGTTGGCGATGGGGCGCCGCTTGTAGAAGTATTTTCCGATCATGG includes the following:
- the LOC144073534 gene encoding monocarboxylate transporter 1-like; translation: MPPPLGGPVGYTPPEGGWGWAVVLGAFISIGFSYAFPKSITVFFKDIEVIFDATPSQVSWISSIMLAVMYAGGPISSILVNRFGSRPIILLGGCLAGSGLVASSFCNTVPQLYFFIGVIGGLGLAFNLNPALTMIGKYFYKRRPIANGIAMAGSPVFLSTLAPLNSWLYDQFGWRGSFLILGGLLLNCCVAGALMRPIGPKAQAPAPLPSESGEGAKPKKTALQTVNSFIDLTLFKHRGFLLYLLGNVIMFFGLFAPLVFLSNFAKSKDISKEKAAFLLSVLAFVDMFARPSMGLLANTKWVRPRVQYFFAAAVLYNGVCHVMAPLSNDYTGFVIYAIFFGFAFGWLSSVLFETLMDLVGAQRFSSAVGLVTIVECGPVLLGPPLTGSFYNYYQHYNYTYISSGIILIVASLFLFVGMGINYKLLAREKEEEEKKQVRSQPQEECAAMLAPASPSKEGNATPEAGPDAKPDAARPEEDSKMDENTV